In one window of Thermus neutrinimicus DNA:
- a CDS encoding tyrosine-type recombinase/integrase, producing the protein MKRKRGRGEGSIFQRKDGRWAGFVTLGYTPDGRQRKRWVYGRTRREVAEKLARLLPKAGVGWVPDPSGLRLGDYLASWVEQRAATRDLRPTTLRNYHVYLKHVEPIAHLPLSRLSPLTFRAFFAELAGFSPSHRRHIYQFLRAALRDAVRADLLDQNPMDAVDPPRGGAVRPARAWKPEEVARFLEASKGHRLYPLFALMLATGLRPGEALALRWEDWEGDVLHVRHTLRRDGTLGPAKTPGSQAPIYLDPDTQALLAWWRERLEEEKASTPDWQDHGLMFPSARGTPLEYNNFKRAFYALQEKAGVSRITPHGLRHTYTSLALRAGLPPKVVAARLRHADPTFTVKVYQQLMEEDHRAGALPLDTLLHLNSRNQQAPAGTNGKQKPRSRHKSRS; encoded by the coding sequence ATGAAGCGCAAGCGGGGTAGGGGAGAAGGCTCCATCTTCCAGCGCAAGGACGGCCGCTGGGCCGGCTTCGTGACCCTCGGGTACACCCCGGACGGCCGCCAGCGCAAGCGGTGGGTCTACGGCCGCACCCGGAGGGAAGTGGCGGAAAAGCTGGCCCGCCTCCTCCCCAAGGCCGGGGTGGGCTGGGTGCCGGACCCTTCCGGCCTGCGCCTTGGGGACTACCTGGCCTCCTGGGTGGAGCAAAGGGCCGCCACCCGGGACCTCCGGCCCACCACTCTTCGCAACTACCACGTGTATCTGAAGCACGTGGAGCCCATCGCCCACCTGCCCCTCTCCCGCCTTAGCCCCCTCACCTTCCGCGCCTTCTTCGCCGAACTCGCCGGCTTCTCCCCCTCCCACCGCCGCCACATCTACCAATTTCTGCGGGCCGCCCTCCGGGACGCCGTGCGGGCCGACCTCCTAGACCAGAACCCCATGGACGCCGTGGACCCCCCACGGGGCGGGGCGGTCCGGCCGGCCAGGGCCTGGAAGCCCGAGGAGGTGGCCCGCTTCCTAGAAGCCTCCAAGGGGCACCGCCTTTACCCTCTCTTTGCCCTGATGCTCGCCACCGGCCTCCGGCCCGGGGAAGCCCTGGCCCTCCGGTGGGAGGACTGGGAAGGGGACGTGCTCCACGTCCGGCACACCCTGCGCCGGGACGGCACCCTGGGCCCGGCCAAGACCCCGGGGTCCCAGGCCCCCATCTACCTGGACCCGGACACCCAAGCCCTCCTCGCCTGGTGGCGGGAGCGCCTGGAGGAGGAGAAGGCTTCCACCCCGGACTGGCAGGACCACGGGCTGATGTTTCCTTCCGCCCGGGGCACCCCCCTGGAATACAACAACTTCAAGCGGGCCTTCTACGCCCTGCAGGAGAAGGCCGGGGTCTCCCGCATCACCCCCCACGGCCTCCGGCACACCTACACCTCCCTCGCCCTCCGGGCCGGCCTCCCCCCCAAAGTGGTGGCGGCAAGGTTACGCCACGCTGATCCCACCTTCACCGTCAAGGTCTACCAGCAGCTCATGGAGGAAGACCACCGCGCCGGGGCCCTCCCACTTGACACCTTGCTACACCTAAACAGCCGGAACCAACAGGCACCAGCAGGCACCAACGGCAAGCAAAAACCCCGTTCCCGCCACAAATCCCGTTCCTAA
- a CDS encoding MFS transporter, with amino-acid sequence MRTLPHLLQSLRNPFFARLYAAQTTSLLGDAFTWVGLALLAFEVGGAKSASILAGALTLRVTAFVLLSPWAGILADRVDRRKLMAGADLGRMGVVGLMPWVNEVWQIYALMFLLNALTAFFTPAYQAALPQVMKQKDYAQAIALSGATYEVLGVLGPGIAGALAGLLGARNLFLLNGITFMLSALLILTLPISLRVERKKIHANPIGDVQEGTLWLWRDGPMRYALLLELSAAVSGALVLVGTVGLVRGQLGLGELEYGWTMAAFGIGATLAALAMGVWESRIPRTTFVFLGALVSSLAVLPADRASLNLLLFLWALAGAGQNWVNLPTQALIADRTPEVLQGRVYGAHFAWSHLWWVMAYPFAGWLGTHFPRESFLYGGLVALGLLLGTRVLFKPWQRTR; translated from the coding sequence ATGAGAACCCTTCCCCACCTTCTCCAAAGCCTGCGTAACCCATTCTTTGCCCGTCTGTACGCTGCCCAGACCACCAGCCTCCTGGGCGACGCCTTCACCTGGGTCGGCCTGGCCCTACTGGCCTTTGAGGTAGGCGGGGCAAAGTCCGCAAGTATCCTGGCCGGGGCCCTGACCCTCCGGGTCACAGCCTTTGTCCTCCTCTCCCCATGGGCTGGAATCCTGGCAGACCGGGTAGACCGGAGGAAGCTGATGGCGGGTGCAGACCTGGGCCGGATGGGGGTGGTGGGGCTTATGCCCTGGGTAAACGAGGTCTGGCAAATCTACGCCCTGATGTTCCTCCTGAACGCTCTCACCGCCTTCTTCACCCCCGCGTACCAAGCAGCGCTTCCCCAGGTGATGAAACAGAAGGACTATGCCCAAGCCATCGCCCTATCTGGAGCTACCTATGAGGTCCTGGGGGTGCTAGGCCCCGGGATAGCCGGGGCACTGGCGGGCCTTCTGGGAGCACGGAACCTTTTCCTGCTAAACGGGATAACCTTTATGCTCTCCGCCCTCCTCATCCTTACCCTGCCGATAAGCCTACGGGTGGAGCGAAAAAAAATCCACGCCAACCCCATAGGGGATGTTCAAGAGGGAACCCTTTGGCTATGGCGGGACGGCCCCATGCGCTATGCCCTGCTCCTCGAGCTTTCGGCTGCGGTGTCTGGGGCACTGGTGTTGGTAGGCACCGTGGGTTTGGTACGGGGGCAACTAGGGCTAGGCGAGTTGGAATACGGATGGACCATGGCTGCCTTTGGCATAGGGGCCACCTTGGCCGCTTTGGCCATGGGCGTTTGGGAAAGCCGTATTCCCCGTACCACCTTTGTCTTTCTGGGCGCCTTGGTTTCCAGCCTAGCGGTCCTCCCTGCCGACCGGGCCTCCCTGAACCTGCTCCTTTTCCTCTGGGCCTTGGCTGGCGCAGGCCAAAACTGGGTCAACCTGCCCACACAAGCCCTGATCGCTGACCGCACCCCCGAGGTCCTCCAAGGGCGGGTTTACGGCGCCCATTTCGCTTGGAGCCATCTCTGGTGGGTTATGGCCTACCCCTTTGCGGGGTGGCTGGGCACCCACTTCCCCAGGGAATCCTTCCTCTACGGCGGTCTCGTGGCCCTTGGCCTTCTTTTGGGGACAAGGGTCCTCTTTAAGCCTTGGCAAAGGACAAGGTGA
- a CDS encoding ArsR/SmtB family transcription factor translates to MRIALGLLEREESVGRLAQPLRLPQSTTSGHLAVLRGAGVMAARRQGTQVFYRLQSPVGDLLLQALAHAEHQRLGLPDHEAQP, encoded by the coding sequence ATGCGCATAGCTTTAGGTCTTCTGGAAAGAGAGGAAAGCGTAGGTCGCCTAGCCCAACCCTTGCGGCTTCCCCAAAGTACCACCTCGGGGCACCTGGCCGTTTTGCGGGGAGCGGGGGTCATGGCCGCCCGCCGCCAGGGCACCCAGGTGTTCTATCGCCTTCAAAGCCCTGTTGGGGATCTCCTCCTCCAGGCCCTCGCCCACGCCGAGCACCAGCGCCTAGGCCTCCCAGACCACGAAGCCCAGCCATGA
- the guaB gene encoding IMP dehydrogenase, which yields MYEGKILYEGLTFDDVLLLPGYSEVLPREVSVRTRLTKKLHLNIPILSAAMDTVTEADMAIAMAREGGLGVIHKNLGIEAQAGMVRKVKRSEAGMIQDPVTLPPTATLEDAERLMREYRIGGLPVVDLYGKLLGLVTNRDLRFERNLKRPVTEVMTPIDRLITAPPGTTLEEAEEILRRHKVEKLPLVDEAGRLRGLLTLKDIVKRKQYPNAAKDPLGRLLVGAAVGASRDLPERAAALVEAGVDVLVLDSAHGHSKGILEALTYLKETFGDKVEVIAGNVATREGARALAERGADAVKVGIGPGSICTTRVVTGVGVPQISAILEAVAGVKDLDVPIIADGGIKYTGDVAKALAAGAHSVMLGSMLAGTDEAPGEEVLKDGRRYKLYRGMGSLGAMRQGSADRYFQEPGRGGETEAKKLVPEGIEGMVPYKGPVADVLYQIVGGLRSAMGYVGAPDIETFRQKARFVRMTMAGLIESHPHDVVVIKEAPNYSR from the coding sequence ATGTACGAGGGGAAGATCCTCTACGAAGGCCTCACCTTTGACGACGTTCTCCTCCTCCCCGGGTACTCGGAAGTGCTACCCCGGGAGGTTTCGGTGAGGACGCGGCTCACCAAGAAGCTTCACCTCAACATCCCCATCCTCTCCGCGGCCATGGACACGGTCACCGAGGCGGATATGGCCATCGCCATGGCCCGGGAGGGGGGGCTTGGGGTGATCCACAAGAACCTGGGCATCGAGGCTCAGGCGGGCATGGTGCGCAAGGTGAAGCGCTCGGAGGCGGGGATGATCCAGGATCCCGTTACCCTGCCTCCCACCGCCACCCTCGAGGACGCCGAACGCCTCATGCGGGAGTACCGCATCGGCGGGCTTCCCGTGGTGGACCTTTACGGGAAGCTTTTGGGCCTGGTGACCAACCGCGACCTGCGCTTTGAGCGCAACCTGAAGCGGCCCGTCACCGAGGTCATGACCCCTATAGACCGCCTCATCACCGCTCCTCCCGGCACCACCCTGGAGGAGGCAGAGGAGATTCTGCGCCGGCACAAGGTGGAGAAGCTCCCCCTGGTGGACGAGGCGGGTAGGCTCAGGGGGCTTCTCACCCTTAAGGACATCGTGAAGCGCAAGCAGTACCCCAACGCCGCCAAGGATCCTCTGGGCCGGCTACTGGTGGGGGCGGCGGTGGGGGCGAGCCGCGACCTTCCCGAGAGGGCGGCGGCCTTGGTGGAGGCGGGGGTGGACGTATTGGTCCTGGACTCGGCCCACGGGCACTCCAAGGGGATCCTCGAGGCCCTCACCTACCTGAAGGAAACCTTCGGGGACAAGGTGGAGGTCATCGCCGGCAACGTGGCCACCCGGGAGGGGGCAAGGGCCCTGGCGGAGCGGGGGGCGGATGCGGTGAAGGTGGGTATCGGCCCCGGCTCCATCTGCACCACCCGGGTGGTGACCGGGGTAGGGGTGCCGCAGATCTCCGCCATCCTCGAGGCGGTGGCGGGGGTAAAGGACCTGGACGTGCCCATCATCGCCGATGGGGGCATCAAGTACACGGGGGATGTGGCCAAGGCCCTGGCGGCGGGGGCCCATTCGGTGATGCTGGGAAGCATGCTGGCGGGCACGGACGAGGCCCCGGGGGAGGAGGTGCTGAAGGACGGGCGCCGCTACAAGCTCTACCGGGGGATGGGTTCCTTGGGAGCCATGAGGCAGGGCTCCGCCGACCGCTACTTCCAGGAGCCGGGTAGGGGAGGGGAGACCGAGGCCAAGAAGCTGGTGCCCGAGGGGATCGAGGGGATGGTGCCCTATAAGGGCCCCGTGGCCGATGTCCTCTACCAGATCGTGGGAGGCCTGAGGAGCGCCATGGGCTACGTGGGGGCCCCGGATATCGAAACCTTCCGGCAAAAAGCCCGCTTCGTGCGCATGACCATGGCGGGCCTCATCGAAAGCCATCCCCACGACGTGGTGGTCATCAAGGAGGCCCCCAACTACTCCCGCTAA
- a CDS encoding sensor histidine kinase yields MSFRLRLFLSFSLLWLLFLVGALYLAGQGVDRALRGHLEATLLEDAKRAAEAYRKGQTGTLLTTGGVYLHLYAEDGEALVLTQEAHRLPPEALKGVGEVPKVLWEGGFAAALVRTPLGLLALTQDTAPIDLAQRALRRALLEAFFLLFPLGTALVYLTARLTARPLEEAAKEIARRNPERLDPVPLNLPKDEFGRMVEAVNGLLFALKEAKEKERAFLAEASHELRTPLTVLLGHLDRLRRTPQDLEALRTMAATAERMRRLVEDLLSLARGEAERTLNPHIVDLKAIAEEAAREYGVAFQGEALEVLGDPDRLLQMLRNLIANGVRAAGREGVWVRLKREGGNALLEVEDHGPGIPEDLLPRLFERFARGPGGGTGLGLAIAQAIAKAHGGEITVESQPGLTLFRVRLPLLEEEA; encoded by the coding sequence ATGTCCTTCCGGCTTCGGCTTTTCCTCTCCTTCAGCCTTCTCTGGCTCCTCTTTTTGGTGGGGGCCCTGTACCTGGCGGGGCAGGGGGTGGACCGGGCCCTTAGAGGCCACCTCGAGGCCACCCTCCTAGAGGATGCCAAACGGGCGGCGGAGGCCTACCGCAAGGGGCAGACGGGAACCCTCCTCACCACCGGGGGCGTTTACCTGCACCTCTATGCGGAGGATGGGGAGGCCCTGGTCCTGACCCAGGAGGCCCACCGCCTCCCCCCGGAGGCCCTAAAGGGGGTGGGAGAGGTCCCCAAGGTCCTCTGGGAGGGGGGTTTCGCCGCCGCTTTGGTGCGCACCCCCTTGGGCCTTCTCGCCCTCACCCAGGACACCGCCCCCATAGACCTGGCGCAAAGGGCCTTGAGGCGAGCCCTCCTCGAGGCCTTCTTCCTCCTTTTCCCCTTGGGCACGGCCTTGGTCTACCTCACCGCCCGCCTCACCGCCAGGCCCCTGGAGGAGGCCGCCAAAGAGATCGCCCGGCGTAACCCCGAGCGCCTGGACCCCGTTCCCCTAAACCTCCCCAAGGACGAGTTCGGCCGCATGGTGGAGGCGGTGAACGGCCTCCTCTTCGCCCTAAAGGAGGCCAAGGAAAAGGAGCGGGCCTTTCTGGCCGAGGCCAGCCACGAGCTCAGGACCCCCCTCACCGTGCTCCTCGGCCACCTGGACCGCCTAAGGAGGACTCCCCAGGACCTCGAGGCCCTCCGCACCATGGCGGCCACCGCGGAGAGGATGCGCCGGCTGGTGGAGGACCTCCTCTCCCTGGCCCGGGGGGAGGCGGAACGCACCTTGAACCCCCACATCGTGGACCTCAAGGCCATAGCGGAGGAGGCCGCCCGGGAGTACGGGGTGGCCTTCCAGGGGGAGGCCCTGGAGGTCCTGGGGGATCCGGACCGGCTCTTGCAAATGCTCAGGAACCTGATCGCCAACGGGGTCCGGGCCGCAGGGAGGGAAGGGGTCTGGGTGCGCCTCAAGCGGGAAGGGGGAAACGCCCTTTTGGAGGTGGAGGACCATGGCCCAGGAATCCCGGAAGACCTCCTCCCCCGCCTCTTTGAGCGCTTCGCCCGGGGCCCCGGGGGAGGCACAGGCCTGGGCCTGGCCATCGCCCAGGCCATCGCCAAGGCCCACGGGGGGGAGATCACCGTGGAAAGCCAACCCGGCCTGACCCTCTTCCGGGTGCGCCTGCCCCTCCTCGAGGAGGAGGCCTAG
- a CDS encoding response regulator transcription factor — translation MKRILLIEDDAEVARLVELELKEAGFAVEWAKSGMEGLVKHRERKPDLVVLDLGLPDLDGAEVARRIRATDDTPILVLTAQDAVERKVGLLSDGADDYLVKPFHPAELLARIQVQLRHKEGSEVLSVGRLELYPKRRQVFFGEKEVRLSPKEFELLFLLMSRPGRVFPRQEIEEKVWGKPLGRDSNVLDVHVANLRAKLREAGAYGYLRTVRGLGYAVRPGRGEEVTENT, via the coding sequence ATGAAGCGCATCCTGCTCATCGAGGACGATGCGGAGGTGGCCCGTCTGGTGGAGCTGGAGCTCAAGGAGGCGGGCTTCGCCGTGGAATGGGCCAAAAGCGGCATGGAAGGCCTGGTGAAGCACCGCGAACGGAAGCCTGACCTGGTGGTCCTGGATCTTGGCCTTCCGGACCTGGACGGGGCCGAGGTGGCCCGGCGGATCCGGGCCACCGACGATACCCCCATCCTGGTCCTCACCGCCCAGGACGCCGTGGAGCGCAAGGTGGGCCTTCTTTCCGACGGGGCCGACGACTACCTGGTGAAGCCCTTCCACCCCGCCGAACTCCTGGCCCGGATCCAGGTGCAGCTGAGGCATAAGGAGGGGAGCGAGGTCCTGAGCGTGGGGCGCCTGGAGCTCTACCCCAAGAGGCGGCAGGTCTTCTTCGGGGAGAAGGAGGTACGGCTTTCCCCCAAGGAGTTTGAGCTCCTTTTCCTGCTCATGAGCCGTCCCGGACGGGTGTTTCCCCGGCAGGAGATCGAGGAAAAGGTCTGGGGCAAACCCTTGGGCCGGGATTCCAACGTCCTGGACGTCCACGTGGCCAACCTCCGGGCAAAGCTAAGGGAAGCCGGGGCCTACGGTTACCTGCGCACGGTGCGGGGCCTAGGGTATGCGGTCCGCCCGGGAAGAGGCGAGGAGGTAACCGAGAACACCTAA
- a CDS encoding DUF502 domain-containing protein: MRLRQRFLTGLVTLLPLLVTLYFLAWVYTYSGGYIQGFLRLLDLEVPRTYQPLLPFVGLFLAGVLIYLVGTVAENYLGRRLIVSLERSLLLFPIVRDIYKAVQQITHTLFGHQEVKFSRAAVIEYPRRGLYVLCFVVQPVDGRLPPLPEGYTAVLVPTSPVPASGMVILVPTEEVIPLEISVEDALKYVVSAGFLLPEKPSGSLTSLPRRAGPPA, translated from the coding sequence ATGCGCCTGCGCCAGAGGTTTCTCACCGGGCTCGTCACCCTTCTTCCCCTTCTGGTCACCCTCTACTTCCTGGCCTGGGTCTACACCTACTCCGGGGGCTACATCCAAGGCTTCCTGCGCCTTTTGGACCTCGAGGTACCCCGGACCTACCAACCCTTGCTACCCTTCGTGGGCCTCTTCCTGGCGGGGGTGCTCATCTACCTGGTGGGCACCGTGGCGGAGAACTACCTGGGGCGAAGGCTCATCGTCTCCCTGGAGCGCTCCCTCCTCCTTTTCCCCATCGTGCGGGACATCTACAAGGCGGTGCAGCAGATCACCCACACCCTCTTCGGCCACCAGGAGGTGAAGTTCAGCCGGGCAGCGGTCATCGAGTACCCCAGGAGAGGGCTTTACGTCCTCTGCTTCGTGGTGCAACCGGTGGATGGCCGCCTTCCCCCCTTGCCGGAAGGGTACACCGCCGTCTTGGTGCCCACGAGCCCTGTGCCCGCCAGCGGCATGGTGATCCTGGTACCCACGGAGGAGGTCATCCCCCTGGAGATCAGCGTGGAGGACGCCCTCAAGTACGTGGTTTCCGCGGGCTTCCTCCTCCCGGAAAAACCTTCAGGCTCCTTAACCTCCCTCCCACGAAGGGCCGGGCCTCCGGCGTAG
- a CDS encoding helix-turn-helix domain-containing protein — protein sequence MTQARETVTFKPGEVILYPGAPGPRDRVFRVLQGLVRLEAVDEEGNALTLRLVRPGGYFGEEALAGMERSYFAEAVTEVVAEPLPKEPHPEEIRQVLQGLAQALSESYRRIERLATQRLKNRMAASLLELAQTPLAHEEPEGLVLRATHDELAAAVGSVRETVTKVIGELTREGYIRSGYGKIILKDIKGLKELAQSRGDGR from the coding sequence ATGACCCAGGCCCGCGAAACCGTAACCTTCAAGCCCGGCGAGGTCATCCTGTACCCGGGGGCGCCGGGGCCCCGGGACCGGGTCTTTCGGGTGCTCCAGGGGCTCGTGCGCCTCGAGGCGGTGGACGAGGAGGGCAACGCCCTCACCCTGCGCCTGGTCCGCCCCGGGGGGTACTTTGGGGAGGAGGCCTTGGCGGGTATGGAGCGAAGCTACTTCGCCGAGGCAGTGACCGAGGTGGTGGCAGAACCCCTCCCCAAGGAGCCCCATCCCGAGGAGATCCGCCAGGTGCTCCAGGGCCTGGCCCAGGCCCTTTCCGAGTCCTACCGGCGCATTGAGCGCCTGGCCACCCAGCGCCTGAAAAACCGCATGGCCGCAAGCCTCCTGGAGCTGGCCCAGACCCCCTTGGCCCACGAGGAGCCCGAGGGCTTGGTCCTCCGCGCCACCCACGACGAGCTGGCGGCAGCGGTGGGGAGCGTGCGGGAAACCGTGACCAAGGTGATCGGGGAGCTTACCCGGGAAGGCTACATCCGCTCCGGCTACGGCAAGATCATCCTGAAGGACATCAAGGGCCTCAAGGAGCTGGCGCAAAGCCGGGGAGACGGGCGCTAG
- the cutA gene encoding divalent-cation tolerance protein CutA, which translates to MEEVVLITAPSEEVGRTLARTLVEEGLAACVNLVPGLTSVYRWQGEVVEDREVLLIVKTTTFAFPRLKERVLSLHPYTVPEIVALPIAEGHGPYLQWLRENTR; encoded by the coding sequence ATGGAGGAGGTGGTCCTGATCACCGCTCCCAGCGAGGAGGTGGGCCGCACCCTGGCCCGCACCCTGGTGGAGGAGGGTCTGGCCGCCTGCGTGAACCTGGTGCCGGGCCTCACCTCCGTCTACCGCTGGCAGGGGGAGGTGGTGGAGGACCGGGAGGTCCTCCTCATCGTCAAGACCACCACCTTCGCCTTCCCCCGCCTCAAGGAACGGGTTCTCTCCCTCCACCCCTACACCGTCCCCGAGATCGTGGCCCTGCCCATCGCCGAGGGGCATGGGCCCTACCTGCAGTGGCTCAGGGAGAACACGCGGTGA
- the gyrA gene encoding DNA gyrase subunit A, whose translation MSQVLPVEITEELKQSFINYAMSVIVDRALPDVRDGLKPVQRRILFGAYQEGVLPGRKHVKSAKIVGEVMGKYHPHGDAAIYDALARLAQPWNLRYPLVDGQGNFGSLDGDPPAAQRYTEARLSPLGAEMLLDIDKETVDFRPNYDGSLKEPEVLPSAIPNLLVNGASGIAVGMATSLPPHNLSEVVDALVAMIDNPGITLEEVMRHLPGPDFPTGGKLSRKGIQEAYATGRGSLKVRAKVRIEEKGQRPMLVVTEIPYQVNKAGLIAQIAALVKAKKIEDIVALRDESDRQGLRIAIELKRGASPQVVLNQLYKHTALQTSFTVNLLAIVNGEPKVLPLLSLMRHYLDHRKEVVRRRSLFDLKKAEERAHVLEGLLIALDHIDEVIALIRASQDAGEARKGLMERFGLSEIQAQAILDMRLQRLVALEREKLLEEYRELMEEIARLKAILEEEGRLWAEVKKDLLRVKERYGDTRRTLITEFEESFNPEDLIEDEPMVITLTAQGFLKRLPLESYRAQGRGGKGLIAGKAKEDDEAIQVFVAQAHEDLLLFSNRGRVYRLKVYELPEMGRQARGVHVKALLPLAEEEVVAALLSVRGLDGEGYLVFATERGLVKRTPLREYQNLGAAGLIAIRLLEGDRLIGVALSDPEDEAILATEEGQAIRFALQEVRATGRDSQGVTGIRFKKPGDRVVSLVTVKPGEMVDLLAVSTRGYGKRTPLAEYPLQGRGGMGVITYRVSAKVGRLAALLKVRGMEDLLVLSKKGLAIRTPVADIRQYSRDTAGVKVMNLPEDDEVVSAFAVEEEQ comes from the coding sequence ATGTCCCAGGTTCTGCCTGTAGAGATCACCGAGGAACTTAAACAGAGTTTCATCAACTACGCCATGTCCGTCATCGTGGACCGGGCTCTGCCCGACGTGCGGGACGGGCTCAAGCCGGTTCAGAGGCGGATCCTCTTCGGCGCCTACCAGGAGGGGGTCTTACCGGGTCGCAAGCACGTGAAAAGCGCCAAGATCGTGGGCGAGGTCATGGGTAAGTACCACCCCCACGGGGACGCGGCCATCTACGACGCCTTAGCCCGTCTGGCCCAGCCCTGGAACCTGCGCTATCCCTTGGTGGATGGCCAAGGAAACTTCGGCTCCCTAGACGGGGACCCCCCGGCGGCCCAGCGCTACACCGAGGCCAGGCTCTCCCCCCTGGGGGCGGAGATGCTTCTGGACATTGACAAGGAGACCGTGGACTTCCGCCCCAACTACGACGGCTCCCTCAAGGAGCCCGAGGTCCTCCCCTCCGCCATCCCCAACCTCCTGGTGAACGGGGCGAGCGGCATCGCCGTGGGGATGGCCACCAGCCTCCCCCCACACAACCTCTCCGAGGTGGTGGACGCCTTGGTGGCCATGATCGACAACCCCGGGATCACCCTCGAGGAGGTCATGCGCCACCTGCCCGGCCCCGACTTCCCCACCGGGGGAAAACTCTCCCGGAAAGGCATCCAGGAAGCCTACGCCACGGGGCGGGGAAGCCTGAAGGTGCGGGCCAAGGTACGCATCGAGGAAAAGGGCCAAAGGCCCATGCTGGTGGTCACGGAAATCCCCTACCAGGTCAACAAGGCGGGGCTCATCGCCCAGATCGCCGCCCTGGTCAAGGCCAAGAAGATCGAGGACATCGTGGCCCTGAGGGACGAGTCCGACCGCCAGGGCCTGCGCATCGCCATAGAACTCAAGCGGGGGGCAAGCCCCCAGGTGGTCCTGAACCAGCTCTACAAGCACACCGCCCTACAGACCTCCTTCACGGTGAACCTCCTGGCCATCGTGAACGGGGAACCCAAGGTCCTCCCCCTCCTCTCCCTCATGCGCCACTACCTGGACCACCGCAAGGAGGTGGTGCGCCGGCGGAGCCTCTTCGACCTCAAGAAGGCCGAGGAGCGGGCCCACGTCCTCGAGGGCCTCCTCATCGCCCTGGACCACATCGACGAGGTCATCGCCTTGATCCGGGCCTCCCAGGATGCGGGCGAGGCCCGAAAAGGGCTCATGGAGCGCTTCGGCCTCAGCGAAATCCAGGCCCAGGCCATCTTGGACATGCGCCTGCAACGCCTGGTGGCCCTGGAGCGGGAAAAGCTTTTGGAGGAGTACCGGGAACTCATGGAGGAGATCGCCCGGCTTAAGGCGATCCTCGAGGAGGAAGGGCGGCTTTGGGCCGAGGTCAAGAAGGACCTCCTCAGGGTCAAGGAGAGGTACGGGGATACCCGGCGCACGCTGATCACCGAGTTCGAGGAAAGCTTCAACCCCGAAGACCTCATAGAGGACGAGCCCATGGTCATCACCCTCACCGCCCAGGGCTTCCTAAAGCGCCTCCCCTTGGAGAGCTACCGGGCCCAGGGGCGGGGGGGGAAGGGACTCATCGCCGGCAAGGCCAAGGAGGACGACGAGGCCATCCAGGTCTTCGTGGCCCAGGCCCATGAGGACCTCCTCCTCTTCAGCAACCGGGGCCGGGTCTACCGCCTGAAGGTCTACGAGCTACCGGAGATGGGCCGCCAGGCCCGGGGGGTGCACGTGAAGGCCCTCCTGCCCCTGGCCGAGGAGGAGGTGGTGGCCGCTTTGCTTTCCGTAAGGGGTCTGGACGGGGAGGGCTACCTGGTCTTCGCCACGGAACGGGGCCTGGTGAAGCGCACCCCCTTGAGGGAGTACCAGAACCTGGGGGCGGCGGGGCTCATCGCCATCCGCCTCCTGGAAGGGGACCGGCTCATCGGGGTAGCCCTTTCCGACCCCGAGGACGAGGCCATTTTGGCCACGGAGGAGGGGCAGGCCATCCGCTTCGCCCTACAGGAGGTGAGGGCCACGGGCCGGGACAGCCAGGGGGTGACGGGGATCCGCTTCAAAAAGCCGGGGGACCGGGTGGTCTCCCTGGTAACGGTGAAGCCTGGGGAGATGGTGGACCTCCTGGCGGTGAGCACCCGGGGCTACGGCAAGCGCACTCCCCTCGCCGAGTACCCCCTGCAGGGCCGGGGAGGTATGGGGGTGATCACCTACAGGGTTTCCGCCAAGGTGGGCCGCTTGGCCGCCCTCCTCAAGGTGCGGGGCATGGAGGACCTCCTGGTCCTTTCCAAGAAGGGCCTGGCCATCCGCACCCCCGTGGCCGACATCCGCCAGTACTCCCGGGACACCGCTGGGGTCAAGGTGATGAACCTACCCGAGGACGACGAGGTGGTGAGCGCCTTCGCCGTGGAGGAGGAGCAGTGA
- the aroQ gene encoding type II 3-dehydroquinate dehydratase gives MVLILNGPNLNLLGQREPEVYGRTTLEELEALCEAWGAELGLGVAFRQSNYEGQLIEWVQQAHREGFLALILNPGALTHYSYALLDALRAQPLPAVEVHLSNLHAREPFRQHSVTAGACRGIISGFGVLSYKLALVYLAEVLEVGAP, from the coding sequence ATGGTGCTGATCCTAAACGGACCCAACCTGAACCTTCTGGGCCAGCGGGAGCCCGAGGTGTACGGGCGCACCACCCTCGAGGAACTGGAAGCCCTTTGCGAGGCCTGGGGAGCGGAGCTGGGCCTAGGAGTGGCCTTCCGCCAGAGCAACTACGAGGGCCAGCTGATAGAATGGGTGCAGCAAGCCCACCGGGAGGGGTTTTTGGCCCTCATCCTTAACCCCGGAGCCCTCACCCATTACTCCTACGCCCTCCTGGACGCCCTAAGGGCCCAGCCCCTTCCCGCGGTGGAGGTGCACCTCTCCAACCTCCACGCCCGCGAGCCCTTCCGCCAGCACTCGGTCACCGCGGGAGCCTGCCGGGGCATCATCTCCGGCTTTGGGGTGCTTTCCTATAAGCTGGCCCTGGTCTACCTGGCAGAGGTCCTCGAGGTGGGGGCCCCTTAA